In one Actinopolymorpha sp. NPDC004070 genomic region, the following are encoded:
- a CDS encoding RtcB family protein produces the protein MTQASTPALVQETPYRYRIEATGRMRVPGVVFASPGLLPDVGGDQALQQVADVATLPGIVDASYAMPDVHWGYGFPIGGVAATDIAEGGVVSPGGVGFDISCGVRLYAADLDLATFAPRKEAVLDALGRSTPRGMGKGAVWELSGAGQLAKVLASGAKYAVEQGHGVQRDLDRCEDFGAVDDANPSGLSERAVKRGLHQLGSLGSGNHFLEVQVVDAVRDQAAAEAYGLRAGQVCVMIHCGSRGLGHQICTDHVRAMEQAMAAFGITVPDRQLACVPVDSGPGRAYLQAMAAAANYARANRQLLGQAARGVFERLTGAGLDLVYDISHNLAKVETHTVAGRSRRLCVHRKGATRALPPGHPDLPADLREVSGVGQPVLIPGSMGTASYVLTGVPGGPAFASTCHGAGRTLSRHQAVRSVRGQELRQQLESRGISVRGASWRGLAEEMPEAYKDIDAVVEAAEGAGLARAVARLVPVGVVKG, from the coding sequence GTGACCCAGGCGAGCACACCCGCACTGGTCCAGGAGACGCCGTACCGCTACCGGATCGAGGCCACCGGGCGGATGCGGGTGCCCGGCGTGGTGTTCGCCTCGCCCGGGTTGCTGCCGGACGTGGGTGGAGACCAGGCGCTGCAGCAGGTGGCGGACGTGGCGACGCTGCCGGGGATCGTGGACGCGTCGTATGCCATGCCGGACGTGCACTGGGGCTACGGCTTCCCGATCGGCGGCGTGGCCGCCACCGACATCGCCGAGGGTGGCGTGGTGTCCCCGGGCGGTGTCGGCTTCGACATCTCCTGCGGTGTTCGGTTGTACGCCGCGGACCTGGACCTCGCGACCTTCGCGCCGAGGAAGGAGGCGGTGCTGGACGCACTGGGCCGGTCGACGCCACGCGGCATGGGCAAGGGCGCGGTGTGGGAGCTGTCCGGGGCCGGCCAGCTCGCGAAGGTGCTGGCGTCCGGCGCGAAGTACGCCGTCGAGCAGGGGCACGGCGTGCAACGTGACCTTGACAGGTGCGAGGACTTCGGCGCTGTCGACGACGCAAACCCTTCCGGGCTGAGCGAACGCGCTGTCAAGCGCGGCTTGCACCAGTTGGGGAGTCTGGGTTCGGGCAACCATTTCCTGGAGGTGCAGGTCGTCGACGCGGTCCGCGACCAGGCGGCCGCGGAGGCCTACGGGCTGCGGGCCGGCCAGGTGTGCGTGATGATCCACTGCGGTTCGCGCGGCCTCGGCCACCAGATCTGCACCGACCACGTCCGCGCGATGGAGCAGGCGATGGCGGCCTTCGGCATCACCGTGCCAGACCGCCAGCTGGCATGTGTGCCCGTCGACTCCGGCCCCGGACGCGCCTACCTGCAGGCGATGGCGGCGGCCGCCAACTATGCCCGGGCAAACCGGCAGTTGCTCGGCCAGGCCGCACGCGGGGTGTTCGAACGCCTCACCGGTGCCGGCCTCGATCTCGTCTACGACATCTCCCACAACCTGGCCAAGGTGGAGACGCACACGGTGGCGGGGCGGTCGCGGCGCCTGTGCGTGCACCGCAAGGGCGCGACCCGCGCGCTCCCACCCGGCCATCCCGACCTGCCGGCGGACCTGCGCGAGGTTTCCGGCGTGGGCCAGCCGGTGCTGATCCCGGGGTCGATGGGCACGGCGTCGTACGTCCTCACCGGCGTACCGGGCGGGCCGGCGTTCGCCTCCACCTGTCACGGCGCGGGTCGCACGCTCAGCCGGCACCAGGCCGTCCGGTCCGTCCGGGGGCAGGAGCTTCGCCAACAGTTGGAGAGCAGGGGGATCTCCGTGCGCGGCGCGTCCTGGCGCGGACTCGCCGAGGAGATGCCGGAGGCGTACAAGGACATCGACGCGGTGGTCGAGGCGGCCGAGGGTGCCGGGCTGGCCCGGGCGGTGGCCCGGCTGGTGCCGGTCGGGGTGGTCAAGGGCTGA
- the polX gene encoding DNA polymerase/3'-5' exonuclease PolX codes for MARPNEQVGALLQEYADLVAITGGAPYRARVYEKAARSVAGHHQDVSTLDAAGLRAIPNVGDSIAAKVVEYFRTGRIEEVERLRARIPAGVRELTRIPTLGPRKAMMLYDERGIACVQDLLDALDAGRLKGLKGFGPKTEENLRHGIALVRQAGGRVTLDVAMALAEEIVAALSALPECERCTYAGSLRRMRETVGDLDILAASTKPRPLMKALTELPLVSEVIAHGDTKTSVRTTAGMQVDLRVVPPESWGAALQYFTGSKAHNVRTREIAVRQDLKLSEYGLFTVPPAQRRQRPAEEPEDSGPPETGELVVSKSEKEVHARIGLPWIPPTLREDRGEIEAARDGTLPDVVTEQDIRGDLHTHTDLTDGVAPMAEMVAAAAERGYDYYAVTDHAPNLSMQRMTDEKMLAQREQLHALARRYPAMTLLHGTELNIDPDGEVDWQADFLAGFDICVASVHSHFTQTRAQLTRRLVRACENPHVHVIGHPTARLIGHRQPIDVDLEAVFEACAHTGTALEVNASPDRLDLNDEHILAARRHGVKFAVDTDAHAVAHLDYLRYGVGTAQRGWLTADEVINTWPLRRLRTFLRKGRAAPRGREKP; via the coding sequence ATGGCGCGACCGAACGAGCAGGTGGGCGCGCTCCTGCAGGAGTACGCCGACCTGGTGGCGATCACCGGCGGCGCACCGTACCGGGCACGGGTCTACGAGAAGGCCGCGCGCTCGGTCGCCGGGCATCACCAGGACGTGTCCACCCTCGACGCCGCCGGCCTGCGTGCGATTCCCAACGTCGGTGACTCGATCGCGGCGAAGGTGGTCGAGTACTTCCGAACCGGCCGAATCGAGGAGGTCGAGCGGCTGCGGGCGCGGATCCCGGCGGGCGTGCGCGAGCTGACGCGGATCCCCACGCTGGGCCCGCGCAAGGCGATGATGCTGTACGACGAACGCGGCATCGCGTGTGTGCAGGACCTGCTGGACGCGCTGGACGCCGGGCGGCTGAAGGGCCTGAAGGGGTTCGGGCCGAAGACCGAGGAGAACCTCCGGCACGGCATCGCCCTGGTCCGCCAGGCCGGTGGCCGGGTCACCCTGGACGTGGCCATGGCGCTCGCGGAGGAGATCGTCGCCGCCCTGTCCGCGCTGCCGGAGTGCGAGCGCTGCACCTATGCCGGGTCGCTGCGCCGGATGCGCGAGACCGTCGGCGACCTGGACATCCTGGCCGCGTCCACGAAGCCGCGGCCGCTGATGAAGGCGCTGACGGAGTTGCCGCTGGTGTCGGAGGTGATCGCGCACGGCGACACCAAGACGTCGGTGCGCACCACCGCGGGAATGCAGGTCGACCTGCGCGTCGTGCCCCCGGAGTCGTGGGGTGCCGCGTTGCAGTACTTCACCGGTTCCAAGGCGCACAACGTGCGCACCCGCGAGATCGCGGTACGCCAGGACCTCAAGCTGTCCGAGTACGGACTGTTCACCGTCCCGCCGGCCCAGCGAAGGCAGCGGCCGGCCGAGGAGCCCGAGGACTCAGGGCCTCCCGAGACCGGTGAACTCGTGGTGTCGAAGTCGGAGAAGGAGGTGCACGCCCGGATCGGGCTGCCGTGGATCCCGCCGACCCTGCGGGAGGACCGCGGCGAGATCGAGGCGGCGCGTGACGGCACGCTGCCCGACGTCGTGACCGAGCAGGACATCCGGGGTGACCTGCACACCCACACCGACCTCACCGACGGGGTGGCGCCGATGGCGGAGATGGTGGCGGCCGCGGCCGAGCGTGGCTACGACTACTACGCGGTCACCGACCACGCGCCGAACCTCTCCATGCAGCGGATGACGGATGAGAAGATGCTCGCCCAGCGCGAGCAACTGCACGCCCTGGCGAGGCGCTACCCGGCGATGACGCTGCTGCACGGCACCGAACTCAACATCGACCCCGACGGCGAGGTCGACTGGCAGGCGGACTTCCTTGCCGGGTTCGACATCTGCGTCGCGTCCGTGCACTCCCACTTCACCCAGACCAGGGCGCAACTCACCCGTCGGCTGGTCCGGGCCTGCGAGAACCCGCACGTCCACGTGATCGGGCACCCGACGGCACGGCTGATCGGCCACCGGCAGCCGATCGACGTGGACCTCGAGGCGGTGTTCGAGGCGTGTGCGCACACCGGCACCGCGCTGGAGGTGAACGCCTCACCGGACCGGCTGGACCTGAACGACGAGCACATCCTGGCCGCCCGCCGCCACGGGGTGAAGTTCGCCGTCGACACCGACGCGCACGCGGTCGCCCACCTGGACTACCTGCGCTACGGCGTGGGCACCGCCCAGCGGGGGTGGCTCACCGCGGACGAGGTGATCAACACCTGGCCGCTGCGCCGGCTTCGGACGTTCCTCCGCAAAGGCCGGGCAGCACCGAGAGGACGGGAGAAACCGTGA
- a CDS encoding archease: MHRGHRSVPHTADARIEAWAPTREACVAEAVTAMVETFADTSAARPTDSASFEVTADTDEDLLVAVLDEVVYLLDTADVIPLTTRVEPALEEGYDVHFEVAGTGEVELVGAVPKAVSLHGLRFEQGPDGWSCTATLDV; encoded by the coding sequence ATGCACCGCGGACACCGAAGCGTCCCGCACACCGCGGACGCACGGATCGAGGCCTGGGCCCCGACCCGGGAGGCCTGCGTGGCCGAGGCGGTGACCGCGATGGTGGAGACGTTCGCCGACACCTCGGCGGCCCGGCCGACCGACTCCGCGAGCTTCGAGGTCACCGCCGACACCGACGAGGACCTCCTGGTCGCGGTGCTGGACGAGGTCGTCTACCTCCTCGACACCGCCGACGTGATCCCACTCACGACGCGGGTCGAACCCGCGCTGGAGGAGGGGTACGACGTGCACTTCGAGGTCGCCGGAACCGGTGAGGTGGAGCTGGTCGGCGCGGTCCCGAAGGCGGTCTCGCTGCACGGGCTGCGGTTCGAGCAGGGACCCGACGGCTGGTCGTGCACCGCCACCCTCGACGTCTGA